The following are from one region of the Quercus robur chromosome 1, dhQueRobu3.1, whole genome shotgun sequence genome:
- the LOC126724783 gene encoding uncharacterized protein LOC126724783, whose amino-acid sequence MESVADLKLTLLLLFAAIISLVLVPSAQATTTDVKYCDKKADYPVKVSGVVVSPNPVVSGKPATFNISATTGKPISSGKVVIDVSYFGVHVHTENHDLSEEISCPIAAGKFVLSHSQTLPGFTPPGSYTLKMTLEDGNNQLLTCISFKFSISFGSSVSDS is encoded by the exons ATGGAATCAGTGGCTGATTTGAAGCTCACCCTTCTGCTTTTATTTGCTGCTATTATATCTTTGGTTCTTGTACCTTCCGCTCAAGCCACCACCACAGATGTCAAATACTGCG ATAAGAAAGCTGATTACCCTGTGAAGGTCTCTGGTGTTGTGGTATCACCCAACCCAGTGGTGTCAGGCAAGCCAGCCACCTTTAACATCTCAGCCACAACTG GTAAACCCATCTCCAGTGGGAAAGTTGTCATTGACGTTTCTTACTTTGGGGTGCACGTCCATACAGAAAATCATGATCTTTCTGAGGAGATAAGCTGTCCTATTGCAGCAGGAAAGTTTGTGCTCTCTCACAGCCAAACTTTACCTGGATTTACACCACCT GGCTCTTACACTCTTAAGATGACACTGGAGGATGGTAACAATCAACTGTTGACCTGCATTAGCTTCAAATTCAGTATCAGCTTTGGATCTTCAGTGTCTGATAGTTGA
- the LOC126724803 gene encoding probable receptor-like protein kinase At1g49730: MGMDRLIRRVLALLRRSSHGPISFVRHFSYKDIKKGTDDFQRIIYSNSHGTAYKAKLQDGGVALVKEVGAFDQENDVFYREVQLLGRLHHRHLLPLRGFCTGHKTKRLLVFDNIENGSLKEHLSDPLKTPLSWRTRLQIAIGVASALEYLLLFADPPMYHVSISSSNIILDDQFTAKVADVGLFTSVGNHITAPHASCSEECMVQEHGNIILQLGVLILELITGQCSEKGGADLIQWIQESRFASSMHKMIDPDLGNNYDSRELKNLLSVAKLCIKSGDKPKFSIPQIIHYLQKKVDIPCD, from the exons ATGGGCATGGACCGTTTGATCCGCAGAGTCCTTGCATTGCTTCGCAGATCTAGTCATG GCCCAATATCATTTGTGAGGCACTTTTCATACAAGGATATAAAGAAGGGGACAGATGATTTTCAGAGGATCATATATAGCAATTCTCATGGAACTGCTTATAAGGCCAAACTCCAAGATGGTGGGGTTGCTTTGGTAAAAGAAGTAGGAGCTTTTGATCAAGAAAATGATGTCTTCTACAGAGAAGTGCAACTCCTGGGCCGCTTGCATCACCGTCACCTTCTTCCACTCAGAGGGTTTTGCACAGGACATAAGACTAAGAG GCTGCTAGTTTTCGACAACATAGAAAATGGAAGCTTGAAGGAGCATCTTAGTG ATCCTCTTAAGACTCCCTTGAGTTGGAGGACAAGACTACAAATAGCCATTGGTGTTGCCTCTGCATTG GAATATTTGCTTCTGTTCGCTGACCCCCCGATGTATCATGTCTCCATCAGCTCAAGTAATATCATTTTAGATGATCAATTTACAGCAAAA GTAGCTGATGTTGGCCTTTTTACTTCTGTTGGAAATCACATCACAGCTCCTCATGCCTCATGTTCAGAAG AGTGTATGGTTCAGGAACACGGTAACATTATACTCCAGCTAGGGGTGCTGATTCTGGAGCTTATTACTGGTCAGTGTTCAGAGAAGGGAGGTGCTGATCTAATCCAATGGATCCAAGAATCTCGCTTTGCAAGCTCCATGCATAAGATGATAGACCCCGATCTAGGAAATAATTATGATTCTAGGGAGCTCAAAAATCTTCTATCTGTAgcaaaattatgtattaaatctGGGGATAAGCCAAAATTTTCTATTCCACAGATAATTCATTATCTCCAGAAAAAGGTAGATATTCCATGTGACTAG
- the LOC126724793 gene encoding dnaJ protein homolog — translation MFGRAPKKSDNTRYYEILGVSKNASQDDLKKAYKKAAIKNHPDKGGDPEKFKELAQAYEVLSDPEKREIYDQYGEDALKEGMGGGGGGHDPFDIFSSFFGGSPFGGGGSSRGRRQRRGEDVVHPLKVTLEDLYLGTAKKLSLSRNVICSKCNGKGSKSGASMKCAGCQGTGMKVSIRHLGPSMIQQMQHACNECKGTGETISDKDRCPQCKGEKVVQEKKVLEVIVEKGMQNGQKITFPGEADEAPDTVTGDIVFVLQQKEHPKFKRKGDDLFVEHTLSLTEALCGFQFVLTHLDGRPLLIKTHPGEVVKPDSFKAINDEGMPMYQRPFMKGKLYIHFTVEFPDSLSPEQVTALEAVLPPKSSTQLTDMELDECEETTLHDVNIEDEMRRKQHAQAEAYDEDEDMHGGAQRVQCAQQ, via the exons ATGTTTGGGAGAGCACCGAAGAAGAGCGATAACACTCGGTACTACGAGATATTGGGAGTGTCGAAGAACGCTTCCCAGGACGATCTCAAAAAGGCTTACAAGAAAGCCGCCATCAAGAACCATCCTGACAAGGGTGGCGATCCTGAGAAG TTCAAAGAGCTTGCCCAGGCGTATGAGGTACTGAGCGACCCTGAGAAACGTGAGATCTATGACCAATATGGTGAAGATGCACTTAAGGAGGGAATGGGCGGTGGTGGCGGTGGCCATGACCCATTTGATATCTTCTCGTCTTTCTTCGGTGGGAGTCCATTTGGAG GTGGTGGTAGCAGCAGAGGACGAAGGCAGCGACGTGGAGAAGATGTGGTCCACCCATTGAAGGTTACTTTGGAGGACCTTTACCTTGGAACAGCCAAGAAGCTTTCACTTTCTCGAAATGTGATCTGTTCAAAGTGCAATGG CAAAGGGTCAAAGTCAGGAGCTTCAATGAAGTGTGCTGGCTGTCAAGGAACTGGTATGAAGGTCTCAATTAGGCACCTTGGCCCCTCTATGATTCAGCAAATGCAGCATGCTTGCAATGAGTGCAAGGGTACTGGAGAGACTATCAGTGACAAAGACCGCTGCCCACAATGCAAAGGGGAGAAGGTTGTACAGGAAAAGAAGGTTTTGGAAGTCATTGTGGAGAAGGGCATGCAGAATGGGCAGAAGATCACATTCCCCGGTGAAGCAGATGAAGCG CCTGATACTGTCACTGGGGATATAGTCTTTGTCCTTCAACAAAAGGAACATCCAAAGTTCAAGAGAAAGGGTGATGACCTTTTTGTGGAGCACACCTTATCCCTGACTGAAGCTCTTTGCGGCTTCCAGTTTGTATTGACCCACTTGGATGGCAGACCGCTTCTTATTAAAACACACCCTGGGGAAGTTGTCAAGCCTG ACTCATTCAAGGCAATAAATGATGAAGGGATGCCAATGTACCAGAGGCCATTCATGAAAGGGAAGCTGTACATTCATTTCACTGTGGAATTCCCTGATTCTCTGAGCCCTGAGCAGGTTACAGCACTGGAAGCTGTTTTGCCACCAAAATCGTCGACCCAGCTGACAGACATGGAGCTGGATGAGTGTGAGGAGACCACACTACATGATGTCAACATTGAAGATGAGATGAGAAGGAAGCAGCATGCCCAGGCTGAGGCATACGACGAAGATGAAGATATGCATGGTGGCGCACAGAGGGTGCAATGTGCCCAGCAGTGA
- the LOC126724812 gene encoding uncharacterized protein LOC126724812 isoform X1, with protein MSGRAPEKDAIKGGDSEKVVGVDNTFRRKFDREEYLERARERERQEEESRSKSKSKGPPVQRKPLKHRDYEVDLESRLGKTQVVTPVAPLSQQAGYYCSVCKCVVKDSANYLDHINGKKHQRALGMSMRVERASVDQVKQRFEVLKKRRVPGSFTEQDLDERILKQQEEEEERKRQRREKKKEKKKEVAEEETEIDPDVAAMMGFGGFTSSKK; from the exons gttgTTGGGGTTGATAACACGTTTAGAAGGAAATTTGATCGGGAGGAGTATTTGGAACGAGCTCGAGAGCGTGAAAGACag GAGGAAGAGTCACGTTCTAAATCCAAAT CAAAAGGTCCTCCAGTGCAGAGGAAGCCTTTGAAACATAGGGATTATGAAGTGGACCTTGAATCTCGGTTAGGAAAAACTCAG GTTGTTACTCCAGTGGCACCTTTAAGTCAGCAG GCTGGATATTACTGTTCAGTTTGTAAGTGTGTAGTGAAGGATTCTGCAAATTACTTGGATCATATCAATGGAAAGAAAC ATCAAAGAGCGTTGGGTATGTCTATGCGGGTAGAACGGGCATCTGTTGACCAG GTCAAACAGCGATTCGAAGTTCTTAAGAAGCGGAGAGTTCCCGGAAGCTTCACAGAGCAAG aTCTTGATGAGCGGATATTAAAGCAgcaagaagaagaggaggaacGGAAGCGCCAACGtcgagaaaagaaaaaagagaagaag AAAGAGGTGGCAGAAGAGGAAACTGAAATTGATCCTGATGTTGCGGCAATGATGGGATTTGGGGGTTTCACTTCATCCAAGAAGTGA